The following are from one region of the Salicibibacter kimchii genome:
- a CDS encoding serine hydrolase domain-containing protein — MNTIDKYVIKWEVFMEIYGMCDPKFQQVADQFERNFLEHGEVGASVCITLEGETVVDLWGGTANNETQTQWEEDTVSIIWSSTKGATALCAHILSSRGLLDMDAPVVNYWPEFGKAGKENITVKMLLNHQAGVAAIRKPLSHGAFSDWNTMVHALEEEIPFWEPGTRHGYHALTFGWLVGEVVRRVSGKSLGQFFQNEVAKPLGIDFWIGLPKGIEPRVAKMITAETQTDTPFYQAMLEPNSIQSFVFNTGGLMEQFDSRIGHASEIGAANGITNARGLAGMYAPLACGGSLDGVTLVDKGTLMSMSSVSSATGQDAVLLGPKRFTLGYNKSIDNRKLPLGYQDSCILSEDAFGHAGNGGSIGFASPNEKMSFAYTMNKMGAGISINQRGQSLIDATYLSLGYTTNSPGSWIK, encoded by the coding sequence TTGAATACGATTGATAAATATGTTATTAAATGGGAGGTTTTTATGGAGATATATGGAATGTGTGATCCGAAATTTCAACAAGTGGCAGATCAGTTTGAACGAAATTTTCTTGAACATGGTGAAGTAGGTGCTTCAGTCTGTATCACTTTAGAAGGGGAGACTGTTGTTGATTTATGGGGAGGTACTGCTAACAATGAGACTCAAACACAATGGGAAGAAGATACCGTTTCCATCATATGGTCTTCCACGAAAGGAGCTACAGCGCTGTGTGCACATATCCTATCTTCGAGAGGTCTTTTAGATATGGATGCACCTGTTGTAAATTACTGGCCTGAGTTTGGCAAAGCAGGCAAGGAAAATATCACAGTCAAAATGCTATTAAACCATCAGGCTGGAGTTGCTGCTATTCGTAAACCGCTTTCACATGGAGCATTTAGTGATTGGAATACGATGGTTCACGCTTTAGAAGAAGAAATACCATTTTGGGAACCAGGCACGCGACATGGCTACCATGCTCTTACTTTTGGATGGCTAGTTGGCGAGGTTGTTCGGCGAGTGTCAGGGAAATCACTTGGCCAATTTTTTCAAAATGAAGTAGCAAAACCTCTTGGTATTGACTTCTGGATTGGACTTCCAAAAGGGATTGAACCCCGTGTTGCAAAAATGATTACGGCGGAAACGCAAACAGATACCCCATTCTATCAAGCCATGTTAGAACCTAATTCTATTCAAAGTTTTGTCTTCAATACAGGTGGATTAATGGAGCAATTCGACTCACGTATTGGACATGCTTCTGAAATTGGAGCCGCAAACGGAATTACGAATGCTCGAGGTCTCGCAGGAATGTATGCCCCTTTAGCATGTGGAGGGTCTTTGGACGGAGTTACACTTGTGGATAAAGGTACTCTTATGAGCATGTCCTCTGTTTCCTCAGCTACAGGTCAAGATGCTGTCTTGTTAGGGCCCAAACGGTTCACTTTAGGATACAATAAATCAATTGACAATCGGAAGCTCCCTTTGGGGTATCAAGATAGCTGCATCTTAAGTGAAGATGCATTTGGACACGCAGGGAATGGCGGGTCGATTGGATTTGCGTCTCCAAATGAAAAAATGTCATTTGCTTATACAATGAATAAAATGGGGGCGGGCATCTCAATTAATCAACGTGGTCAAAGTCTCATTGATGCAACTTACTTATCTTTAGGCTACACAACGAATTCTCCAGGAAGCTGGATTAAATAA